Below is a window of Lodderomyces elongisporus chromosome 3, complete sequence DNA.
agaCTAACATAGTTGGCTCTTCAATCTTTACTTATACTCAATACTGCATTCTGACCGTACCTTAGCATTCAACTTACTTTTAGTCGAAAGTCATTATcaatagaaaaaaggaaagaaaaacaaaatttgtgAAGAATagacaacaaagaaaaggcaTTACAAGTTCATAAAAAGTATAAAGATACTACACCAACAATGTCGCTACTATCCACTCTTCTCAAAACATGCAACATCCGAGGGTTACTACCGAAGATCAAAAAATACTCCAAATTCATAGGACCTGGATTGATGGTTAGTGTTGCGTTTCTAGATCCCGGTAATTATTCTACTGCTGTGTCAGCTGGTAATGCTTATAAATACAACTTGTTATTCTCGATATTATTGTCCAACTGTCTAGCAATATTCTTGCAGTCGTTAGCGGCAAAGTTGGGAGCCGTTACAGGGCTAGACTTGGCAGCTAATTGCAAAGAGCACTTTTCATTCAAACTAAATGTCGTTTTGTACATCATGACAGAAATTGCCATTATCGCTACCGATTTAGCCGAGGTTGTCGGTACAGCTATTGCTTTGAACATATTGTTCAATATCCCGTTGTTTTTAGGTGTAATCATCACCGTCATTGATGTCTTGATCGTTTTAGCAGCATACCGACCAAAGGGCCCGCTCTTGTTCATCCGTGTATTTGAAGCATTCGTTTCGGTATTGGTTGCTGCGACTGTGGTGTGTTTTGGTATAGAATTGTACCAAGTTGGCCATGACGAGTCAATCAACCTCTctgttgttgaagtttTCAAGGGCTTCTTGCCGAATGAAGATGTTGTCGATATGTCTGAGAGAGAAGGCGGTAATGGATTATTCTTGAGTTTAGCAATTTTGGGTGCCACAGTGATGCCGCATTCCCTTTACTTGGGCTCTGGTTTAGTGCAGGCAAGATTGAAAGATTTCGATATCAAGCACGGCTATTATATTCCTTGGAACTCTAAGCTGCGAAATTCAGGGGCATCTCTACACAGTGATTTTACCATTGCAGATACAGAGACAGATGTCGAGACAGAGAATGGGGCAGAGAATGATAATAATCTTCATATAGAGTCTAATGATGACGTTACTCCTGTGATCACTCCTATTGAACCAATTAGACCCCACCAGGCTACCTTTGAAAGAGCCGATGAGACAACTTTACAAGTGGATGAGGACGAGGACGAGGACGATGAAGAGGAGAATGATCACTATAGGCCATCGATCCATGCTATCAAAAGCACTTTGACTTATACAATTACTGAATTGgttatttctcttttcaccGTCGCATTATTTGTCAACTCGGCTATATTGATAGTTGCAGGCGCCACATTAAGAAGCTCGAAGAATTCTCTGCGCGATGACCATGACAATGACCACAACAAAGGCTACGATACTGACGACTCCGACGATGAAGATTACGAGAATGCCGATTTGTTTACAATTTACCACTTGTTATCCAAACACTTGTCGCCCACAGcaggttttgtttttgcactCGCTTTATTATGTTCGGGACAAAGTGCTGGAGTTGTTTGCACTTTAGCAGGTCAAATGGTATCTGAAGGATTCTTGTCGTGGAGTTTGCCTCCGGTAACTAGAAGATTGATTACACGTGGATTAGCAATTGCGCCGTGTTTGCTTGTTGTCCTTTTCGCTGGCAGAGAAGGCTTGGCAAAGACATTGAATGCAAGTCAAGTTGTTTTATCGTTGCTATTACCCATTGTAAGTGCACCATTAATATGGTTTACTTGTGACAAAAGGACTATGAGAGTACCGATTTTCGAAAGGGATGGCGATGAGGAAGTTGACGTTCTTTATAATGCCGGTGAAGATTATGAACATTGTGGTGTATCCtatccttcttcttcattatcatcatcatcgttgTTTtcgtcgtcatcgtcatcgcccgcatctgcatctgcaACGGCAACGGCAATGGCACCATCGTCTTCATTACCATCTTCGCAGAAGGCGCCAAAAAGGTTTGCAAGCACGCAACCAGCAATTCGTCTACAAGATTTGCGCAATTCACACCCATGTGCTGGATGGGAAGAGGACGACGATGAAGACGAAAATTTGAATCACCCACAATCACATGGCAAATATGACGAAGAAAGTCGACGTCTTATTGCAAGCACAAAGTCCGCACAAAACCCATATTTAAACACTGCAAGTACTATTAAGTCAAGATCAAACTCAGTTAGTCAAGCAACTGCAGACTTATCTGACTCTAGTATATCCAAAAAGTCTCCGCATGTACAATCTACTGCTGCTAAACAAGTGCAATTTGATGAAGGGATTTTGCGGGTCAAGGGCTTCAAGGATTTTAGCAATGGTGCTTTTACATCTGTTTTAGCAATACTTATATGGGCATTCATAACATTGCTAAACTTGTATTTGGTGGTAAATATGTTTTTAGAGGCATAAATGAATTAAAATAGATAATATTGCATAAACTAGATcagctttgtttttttttttttttcctttcttacTTACCAAGCTTGGTTACTAAAATTGTTCTGTAAAGTTCACTATTAAAGAGAGTATCTAAAACCCgggttttcaaaatcagTCATGCCCTTAAATCCAGCAAGTATAGcttcttgttttctatCTTCTTCGCTAACCCCAACTTGTGCAGctcttttccatttattTCTACGTATCATAACAAGCGCCATTAATATCGCCAAGACCATGATTCCGCAGTATGAGGTTAATAACCCAATTATACCGGATCTGTACCTTGGTGCTTGCTCGGCGATAAAGATATTGGCGCCAATGATATTTCCTGCGGCATAAAGTGTGAACCAAAAGCCGTTTGCAATGGTTCTTTTCGTACTTCCCGAAACATTTGCATTAAGCAAGATCCAGGACATGATAAATGGTCCGCCAATGATAAATTGCAACCAAGCACAGCCAACAAGTGACCACTTATTAGACAAAGGGATGACATGCAAGCCAATTAAACCGCCAAGTGGTGCAATgcaaaatacaaacaatacaatacatCTAGTATTCTTTATTGCAAATGCAACAATTCCACCAAGAACAACCATGACGAGCTCAATTGCACCTGTAGGCAATTGTAATGCTGTGGCTTGCAAGCCCGAAAACCCAAAACCTTTAATCAATGCCGAGGCGAAATTCGACGAACCTCCATTAATGACACCACATCCAAGTCCAACAAGTGCCAACATCCACACCACAGAGTCCTGCAATGCCTCCCATACTTGGTACTTTTTGAAATGGTGGTCCTTCATACcttgattgttttttgcaatGTGATTGACCAATACggctttttcttcttcattgaGAAACTTGGCTCTCTCAGGCGAATCTGGACAGAGCCAAAGAAACATGCCAGACCAAACAAGGTTTAACAATCCAATCACCAAAAAGATCAATTTCCAAGGCTTGATACTTGCATTCGTAGCATGGCCCAATCCAAATCCAAGTAATGCACCAACCATTGTGGCAACACCATTGAATGATAAGAATATACACATTCTAATCGGTTGTTGCTTTATAGTGTAAAATGAGCCACATATGGCCATGCACGAGGGACTGATGCTCGCTTCAAACATTCCCAATATAAATCTGATTACCAATGCACCACCATAGTTTTTCAATCCAACGTGGCCTACCAAGATAATAGCCCAAGAGAAAAGCATAAATCCCGTATATTTGGCAACTGGAACTCTTTGCACAATGTAATTACCAGGCATGGCCCAGAACAAGTAACCAAAATTAAAGATTGCTGCGACCCACGAGTATCTTTGTCCAACAAGGTTCAAATCCTCTTTTAGGCTGTACGCGGCAGCATAATTAAGTGACAATTTGTCCAAAAACTGCAAAGTGTATGTGATACAAAGTATGGGTATGATTCTGcgatcaatttttttcaaaacgtGAGAGTACTTTTTgctctcttcttcttcatctgaGTAAATTTCCTGGGCTTTTTCGTATAATTCGTAACCTATGGCATTAGTGTCATGGCTATTGATAGTCTGGAGCTTTTCTCCTGTGACAGAGACGTTAACCTCTGGCTCCTTTTCCATGGTGTTACTAGTTATAGTAGATGGAGTTTGCATTGTACTtgaaatgatgatgataatgatggtgatgaagaaaaaaggaaaaaaaaggaatcaCCTTTGGGATAATTTGTAACTATTTAAAGTCCAAATCCATTTCCGAGTTTAGAATTAGAATACAgattcttttgcttttatactatatatatatatatgtgtgtgtgtgtgtttgtgtgttttttctAATACTGTTTCCTTTTGCTTAATTTGCTCTCAAAGGAGCATCAGATAACGATACGAAGATTGTAATTAGGAGTGACAAACGgtgtaaacaaaaaaaaagtgataGCGGTAAATAGTGGTCGTGGTGGAGgatgaggaggaggaggaggtggGTGTGGTTCTTTTGAAAGTAATAGTAGAGAGTTCTCCACTATTAAGCACTGATGAATGAGAGCGGGTAGAAAGGCCCGCACTTGGCGCCGTACGTCTTTATCTAGTCATGATCATATGTGTTAATAGATATGAAATGTAGATAGTTATTGGAACTGATTAGTGACTATCTTATTGTTTATTCAACTTCCTTGTTGAAATGACTGCCGCcaaaaaaggtaaaaggcaacaaaaggaaaaaggaaaaaaaaaagaaaaaaaaagaaaaatgtaCAGAAATGTAGGTTGGCGGAATTTGTGATAAGATAAGCGGGGGGAGGGGGAATGTCAAGCAACTTTTGacagtaataataatagtaataaaaaaattaataatattaaacagagaaaaaaataaaaaaataaataaaaaaaataaaaaaaagataaaaaggaaaccaATTCCGCTTCGACCTGGCCAAAGGGGAGAAATTATCCCATGCCTTTTGCTGAATTTCTGGCTCGTAAATTTTCTATGTCCTTCAGTCTTCCTTCCGCAAATAAATGCTGGAGTATATAGCACGCATCATCTGTGGTATGAACCAATACGTTGCAATTCATAAGCAAGTATCAGTATACGATTGCAAATATCTGTCTCTACACCTGTCTCTACACCTGTCTCTACACCTGTCTCTACACCTGTCTCTACACCTGTCTCTACACCTGTCTCTACACCTGTCTCTACACTTGTCTCTACACGCGGTAAAGGCTAAAATAGAggaatacaaaaaaaatctaaAACTCAAACCAaatatttcatttctttttttttttgtttaattatATAGGATTCAAATAactaaatcaaaaaaaaattttctaaaaaaataaaataaaattttacAGATTCTATGCGTCGTAGTTGGAGGCAGAAACGTTACCACCTCTACCGGTCCAGTTGACGTGCACCCATTGGTCCTTTGGCAAAAAGTCGTTTTCTTTACCTGGAAGAACTTGGAAAGTGTGGGCACCAAAGTAGTCTCTTTGGGCTTGCAACAAGTTTGCTGGCAATTTAGATGATCTCAAACCATCGTAAAAGGCCAAAGCAGTTGAGAAAGCTGGGGTTGGAATACCGTTGGCAATGGCTTGGCCAATGGCTGATCTCCATCCTGATTGAGCCTTGGTGATGGCATCCTTGAAGAATGGGTGGAACAACAAGTTGTCCAACTCTGGGTTTTCTCTGTAAGCAGAAGTGATTTCCTTCAAAAAGACTGATCTAATGATACAACCACCTCTCCACATCAAAGCAATACCAGCATTGTTCAATTTCCAGCCATAGTCCTTAGCAGCTTGGTTCATCAACATAAAACCTTGAGCGTATGAGATAATCTTTGAGGCGTACAAGGCTTGTTCCAAGTCGTCGATAAACTTTTGCTTGTCCTTGATTGGTGATTCAGCACCAACTTCTGGGCCCTCCAAAATCTTTGAGGCCTTAACTCTCTCAGCCTTCAAAGCAGAAAGACATCTTGCAAAGACAGCTTCACCAATCAAAGTGACTGGAACACCCAAGTCAAGGGCATTGATAGCAGTCCATTTACCAGTACCTTTTTGACCAGCAGTGTCCAAAATCTTTTCGACAACTGGCTCACCATCGGTTGGGTCATCGAATTTCAAGATATCTCTAGTGATTTCAATCAAGAATGAGTCCAAGACACCATTGTTCCATTTGGCAAAGACATCGGCGATTTCCTTGTCGGTAAACTTACCAACTCTCTTCATGACATCGTAAGCTTCACAAATCAATTGCATGTCACCGTATTCGATACCATTGTGGACCATCTTGACGTAGTGACCTGCACCAGCGTCACCGACCCAGTCACAACATGGTTCACCGTCGGATTTAGCGGCAATGTCTTGAAAGATAGCTTTGATTTTTGGCCATGCAGCTTCGTTACCACCTGGCATCAAAGATGGACCAGTTCTAGCACCTTCTTCACCACCAGAGACACCGGTACCGACAAACAAGAttcccttttccttcaATTCCTCAAATCTTCTGTTTGAGTCTGGAAAGTGTGAGTTACCACCATCGATGATAATGTCACCTTTGTCCAAGAATGGGAGCAATTGACCGATAAAGTTGTCAACGGCGTCACCAGCCTTGACCAACAACATAATCTTTCTTGGTCTCTTCAAGTTGGCAACCAAAGACTTGACAGAGTGGACACCAATGATGGACTTGCCTTTAGCTTCGTTGGCAATAAAGTGGTCAACCTTGGAAGTGGTTCTGTTGTAAGCAACAACAGTGTATCCGTGGTCAGCAGCGTTAAGGATCAAGTTTTGACCCATAACAGCCAAACCGATCAAACCGAAGTCACCTCTAGGGTTTGTGCTGTTAGTAAGGTTTTTGCAATTACATGGTTTGAAATGGCAGAAAGTCTTTGAGCGGCAGTGGACAAGGAAGGAGTCATTTTTCTGATTCCTATtcttatttgtttctttaccaacaaaaaaagtaaagaacttgaacagaaaaagaaaaagaaaaaagattgaaattTGTGTGGGGGAGCGGGGGAGGGTAtccttctctctttatatatttatatttatgtaacaaaggaaaaaaaagttcaacttcatttttttgttgcaatttttgtaaattttttgtaaattttttttttcccgtCTTCCATTTTATCCGCTGGATAtttgaggaaaaaaaaagggtaaTTCGGTATCCacaaaaaaggaacaagaagaagccataatttttttttcattcattcattctttaatacaattgaagaaaggaaacaaagTAACTCAAGGAtcaattgattttgaattgttattgtgaaaaaaaaaaagataaagtaATTGTTGCTATTAGCTTGATACAACAACTACCAATCGCAGGTTTGATGTACCATAGTTGGTTCTTTAGATTTAAACACAAGACCCTGTTCAAAGGTTCAAATATCCTCCACTTTTGATACCAATTTGCTCCTTGACTTTTTAATCCAAATTCCCACcccatttttctttctttcttttttttttgtttccggtttcttgttttttgtttttttcgctttttggttcttcaCTGAATACCATGTGCTTTATAGTTACATACTTTGGCTCTTTTGGAATTTCTTCACCTGTAGACATGTTgattgtatatatgtatagtTTTCGATATCAATTGATTTGTCAAAGGAATCtaatatgaaaaaagagatagaagaaaagagaaagagaagggagagagagaaaaaagggaaagcAAACTTCTAAATGTAATAAATGAAGGAGTGGAAAGTGcatttataaatatattttcTGAAACATAATTGTTGGACAATATGGAACTTCTggacgaaaaaaaaaaaaaaaaaattaaaaaaaataaaatgcaaaaaaatttaaataaataaaaaaggaatagcAAAGATTGGGAACGTCTACGCATCAGTTATGATTTCGTTAAAGCGTGAGtgattttttattcattgaTTCAGTCAGTTTACTTACTCACTTACTAACTTACTTATTATATTCTGTTCACTCTCTATATTATATTGTATATtacgtatatatacaaagtTAACTACTACAGATTTCGATACTTAACAGAAATAaaattctttcatttttattctttattttatttattattctatttttgtGTCACCGTCTTAGTAATATCAGAAAAT
It encodes the following:
- the SMF1_1 gene encoding Manganese transporter smf1, whose translation is MSLLSTLLKTCNIRGLLPKIKKYSKFIGPGLMVSVAFLDPGNYSTAVSAGNAYKYNLLFSILLSNCLAIFLQSLAAKLGAVTGLDLAANCKEHFSFKLNVVLYIMTEIAIIATDLAEVVGTAIALNILFNIPLFLGVIITVIDVLIVLAAYRPKGPLLFIRVFEAFVSVLVAATVVCFGIELYQVGHDESINLSVVEVFKGFLPNEDVVDMSEREGGNGLFLSLAILGATVMPHSLYLGSGLVQARLKDFDIKHGYYIPWNSKSRNSGASLHSDFTIADTETDVETENGAENDNNLHIESNDDVTPVITPIEPIRPHQATFERADETTLQVDEDEDEDDEEENDHYRPSIHAIKSTLTYTITELVISLFTVALFVNSAILIVAGATLRSSKNSSRDDHDNDHNKGYDTDDSDDEDYENADLFTIYHLLSKHLSPTAGFVFALALLCSGQSAGVVCTLAGQMVSEGFLSWSLPPVTRRLITRGLAIAPCLLVVLFAGREGLAKTLNASQVVLSLLLPIVSAPLIWFTCDKRTMRVPIFERDGDEEVDVLYNAGEDYEHCGVSYPSSSLSSSSLFSSSSSSPASASATATAMAPSSSLPSSQKAPKRFASTQPAIRLQDLRNSHPCAGWEEDDDEDENLNHPQSHGKYDEESRRLIASTKSAQNPYLNTASTIKSRSNSVSQATADLSDSSISKKSPHVQSTAAKQVQFDEGILRVKGFKDFSNGAFTSVLAILIWAFITLLNLYLVVNMFLEA
- the DOR14 gene encoding 6-phosphogluconate dehydrogenase, decarboxylating (BUSCO:EOG09261W3X), which translates into the protein MSTGEEIPKEPNTNPRGDFGLIGLAVMGQNLILNAADHGYTVVAYNRTTSKVDHFIANEAKGKSIIGVHSVKSLVANLKRPRKIMLLVKAGDAVDNFIGQLLPFLDKGDIIIDGGNSHFPDSNRRFEELKEKGILFVGTGVSGGEEGARTGPSLMPGGNEAAWPKIKAIFQDIAAKSDGEPCCDWVGDAGAGHYVKMVHNGIEYGDMQLICEAYDVMKRVGKFTDKEIADVFAKWNNGVLDSFLIEITRDILKFDDPTDGEPVVEKILDTAGQKGTGKWTAINALDLGVPVTLIGEAVFARCLSALKAERVKASKILEGPEVGAESPIKDKQKFIDDLEQALYASKIISYAQGFMLMNQAAKDYGWKLNNAGIALMWRGGCIIRSVFLKEITSAYRENPELDNLLFHPFFKDAITKAQSGWRSAIGQAIANGIPTPAFSTALAFYDGLRSSKLPANLLQAQRDYFGAHTFQVLPGKENDFLPKDQWVHVNWTGRGGNVSASNYDA